Below is a window of Clostridium cagae DNA.
ATTAGATATAAATAATATAGTTTCACCTTTCGGTATATTGTCTAATCCTATCACATTAATTCTCGCACCACAAGCTTTCATTACAAATCTTGCCCACTTAGAAGTAACTTTATGAATAAATTCTGTTTTTTCTTTTAAATCACCTTTTTTTTCTAAGGATTTAATTTTTAATTTATTCATAGATACAAATAATAAACTAAAAATTATAGCTATAAAAAATATTATGGTCCTTATCATATTTACACATCCTTAAATTTAATTACTACATAATATAGTATATTATAAAAATGCATTATTTAAAAGATAGCAGTAAATACTTAAAGAATAAGTATACAATTTAATTCTAGCCAAAAAATAAGGATTTTAGAATATATAATAAGATTTATTTAAAATTATTTTAATATAAAATTAAAGGAAAATAATATAAAAAAGGATATAATTATTAGAGTAGATAAAATATTGTTAATTATATAAAAAATTACGATAAATAATACGATGAATAAAACGAAGATAAATAAAGTAGAGGAGGATGAAATGGATATATATGCACTAGAGAAAAATAATGATTTTATAGGGCTTAGTGATAAAGAAGTAACTGAAAGAATTACTGAAGGAAAAGTCAATTATATTCCCAAAGCTCCATCAAGAACATTATGGCAAATAATTAGAGCTAATTTGTTTACTAGTTTTAATACTATAAATTTTATATTAGCAATTATAGTAATAATAGCTGGATCACCTAAAAATTCAATATTTGCAGGCGTTATATTAGTTAATACTTTAATCGGTATAGCGCAAGAACTTAGAGCTAAAAAAACATTGGAAAAATTATCTGTTATAAATGAAGCTTATGCTAATGTTTTAAGAAATGGAGAGGTAAAAAAAATACCTTTAGAAAAAATTGTTTTAGATGATATATTATATTTGGATACGGGGGCACAAATACTGGCAGATTGTGAAGTTATTTCATCAGTAGAACTAGAGGTTGATGAATCGATGTTAACTGGAGAATCTGACTCTATTATAAAATATAGTGATGATAAATTATTTTCTGGAAGTTTTGTTGTAGCTGGAGAAGCATATGCGAAAGTAACTAGTGTTGGTAAAGAGACATATGCATCAAGACTTGCAGAAGAAGCCAAAAAATTTAAATTAATAAATTCAGAATTACAAAATGCTATAAATAAAATATTTAGAGTAATAATATGGATAATAATTCCGTTATCAATTCTACTTACAGTAACTCAACTTATGATAAATAATGTAACTTGGCAACAAGCATCAATTGGTACTGTAGCTGGAATTATAGGAATGATTCCAGAAGGATTAGTTCTCTTAACAAGTGCTACTTTTATAGTTGCGATAGTTAAATTAGCCAAGTATGATACATTGGTTCAGGAATTATGTTCAACAGAAGTCTTAGCTAGGGTAGATGTACTATGCTTAGACAAAACTGGTACATTAACAGAAGGAAATTTGAAACTAGTTGATATAAAAAATATTAGTAATATTAAATCAGAAGATATAGACACAGTATTAGCTGCACTTATACATAATCTTCCTAGCAATAATGCAACTCAAAAAGCCATCTTAGAAAGATATAAAGAGTCTAATAATAATTTAGAATGTACAAATAAAATAGTATTTTCATCTAAAAGAAAATGGGGTGGAGCTACTTTTAAAGATTTAGGTACTTGGGTAATGGGAGCACCAGAAATTATATTAAATACAGAATATAGTGATATTAAATCATTAGTGGATGAGGAAGCTGCAAAAGGAAGAAGGGTATTACTTTTAGGTAAGGTTAAAAATAATAAACTTAATCATAAATTAAGTGGAGAAATTGAAGCGGTGGCTTTAATATTAATAGAAGACATAATTAGAGAACAAGCACCAGATGTATTAGATTATTTTAATAAACAAGATGTAGAAGTTAAGATTATATCAGGTGATAATCCATTGACTGTTTCAACTGTTGCTAAAAAGGCAGGAGTAAATGGATGGGAAAATGCAATAGATGCTAGAAATCTTCCTGAAAATGAAGAAAAATTTAATGAAATGATTAAAAATAACACTGTTTTTGGTAGAGTGACACCTCATCAAAAGAAAAGAATAGTTAAATCACTTCAAAATTTAGGTCATACAGTTGCTATGACTGGTGATGGAGTAAATGATGTGCTTGCTTTAAAGGAATCAGATTGTGGAATAGCTATGGCTAATGGATCAGATGCGACTAAAGCAGTAGCACAATTAGTATTATTAAAATCAGATTTTTCAGCGTTACCTAAGGTTGTTGAAGAAGGAAGAAAACAAATAAATAATTTGGAAAGAGTTGCTGAACTATTTCTATCAAAGACAGTATACTCTATAATATTAGCTTTGGTTTTCTCATTATTATTTTTACCATTTCCAGTTTTACCAATACAAATGTCATTAGTAGGAAGTTGTGCAATTGGTATTCCAGCATTTTTCTTGGCTTTACTTCCTAATGAAGGTGGAGTAAAGAAGGGATTTTTACATAGAATTTTAACTGTTAGTATTCCTAATGGTATATTTTTAGCATTATTTACAACATTAACATTTATAATTTCACTTTATGTAGGAACTTCAATAGAATATAGTAGAACTTTAGCATTGCTTATGTTTGCTGGAGTGAGCATGATTATTTTACTTAAAGTATCAAGACCATTAACAACATTTAAATTTTGTTTAGTAGTATTAATGTTTGGTATAGTTGTAATTGCATTTATTACTCCAATAGGACGAGTGATTTTTACGTTAGAAAAATTAAAATTAAGACATTGGATAATATCTTTAGCAGTAATAATATTATCAGCGCCATTGATTACTAAGATTGTAGATTTAGTAAGGAAGAAAGTTATTAAAGTATTTAAATTCGAATATTAGGTAGTGGGAAGTGGGAGATTAATGTTTAAAAATGATTATATGAAAGAGATGGAAAATAGTTTAGATTTAATAAAGGAAGAAGTAAATAAAAATTTAATAAATGAGGAAATAAAAAAGGCTAAAATTGCAGTAAATACTCAACTTAAAAATTTAGTTGGATTAGATATAAATGCTATTGATACTTTATCATTTAATAGTGTTAGAGAAATAATTAGTAAAGATGCTTCTTATAATTTAGGAAAATATATTGCACTAGGAGAGTTATTGCAGTTGCAAGGAAAGATTTGCTTAAAAGACAACGATGAATCAATGATGCTAAATTATTATTTAAAATCACTAGAATCTTTTTATGAAATATATGATGAAGAAGAGATTAATAATGATAAGTATATTAAAGATATAGAATGTTTAATAAATGATTTAAGAGAATATGATATTCCAATAGGAAGTGATATGCAAATATTTAGGTTCTATGAATTAATGAATAAGTTAGATAAAGCAGAAGATATATTGTTTTATATTATAGATAAAAGCAATAATGATAAAAGTAACATAGAAATGGGATTAGAATTCTATAATAAATTAAAACAAAGACCAGAAGAGGAACTAATAAAAGGAAACTTACCATTAGAAGAAGTAGAAGATAGCTATTTAGAACTTAGTAAAAAACTTAAATAATATGTTGAGATATGCATAAGCAAAGTGGACTGAGTAATTGGACTTAGGAATGCTAAAATGAGTATAGTCCCATTTTAGCTTGCTCCCAATATAAAATTGAGACAAGCAGTAAATGTGACAATACTCATTAAGTATTCTCAAAGTCCAATTACAATGCCAACTTTACATATTGAATATCTCAACATATATTAATAATAGCTTGATTAATGTGTTTTTTAAATTAAATTTTGTAATGGATGAAAGTTTGTTTAGCCAAATATAAAATTTGGATACTTATTTTTGGTTTCTCACTTAAGTATTCTAAAAAGTAAATTCCAATGTCAGATTGGCCTTTATATTAAAATACCAACATTAATATAAAGTAATGTTTTTAGTAATTTAAATTGGTTGGAATGCTAAAATGAGTATAGTGAAATTCCAATGCCGTATTGTATATTGCATATCTGAATATTTTAATTGCTTTAGTGGAGATGGATTGTATAAATAACATTACTTGACAATGGATAATAACTATAATAAAATTTAATATGTAATTTAAGTCCTCATAGTTAAATGGATAGAACAGTCCCCTCCTAAGGGACAGATGTAGGTTCGATTCCTACTGGGGATACCATGATTATATGGAAAAAGGCTTAACTGTAATGGTTAAGCCTTTTTTGTATATAAAAATTTAGTTTTTATATTATTCTAATATAGGATCCATTAATATATTAAATCAAGAATAGTTTAAGTTTATAACTAAATAATCTATTTACTTTATTATTATTAAGTAATAAGATTATTATTGGAATTTATAAATAATACCAATAATGTAATTTAAAAGGTGGAAATGTGATGAATAAGCTTAAATTTTTAGGAAGAGGTTCTGGATATAATGTAAAAGAAGGAAATACAAGTGCGTACATTATAAAGAATGAAGTTCTTGCTTTAATTGATTGTGGTGAAGGTGTTTTTAAAAGGATTATAGAAAGCAATCTTACCAATAACATAAAAGAAATTCATATACTTATTACACATATGCATGGTGATCATGTTGGCTCACTTAGCAGTTTTGTAGGATTTTGTTTTTGGAAATATCATATATGTTGTAATGTATATTATCCAGAAAAAAGTATGTTAAAGCAGTTTTTAGAACTAACAGGGATGCTTGAAGGCGAAAGCTTTATTATAAATGACAGTAATAGTGTAAGAATAGATAAATTAGGATTAGAATTCTCAGCATCACTAACTAAACATAATAAGAGAATTAACACATATTCATATACATTAAAATTTGATGAAGAAAATGATATTTTTTATAGTAGTGATACTTATGAAGCTAATTTTGATATGATACCATTTTTAAAAGAAGGCAATGTAGTCTATCATGATACTTGTCTAAGTGATGGTGAAGGCAATGTACACACTTCGTTAAGAGTATTATGTGAAAAAGTTCCAAGAGAGCTAAGAAGTAATGTTTATTGTATACATATTGATGGATATAATTTTATTGAGATTGTTGAAAGAGAAGGTTTTAATGTACCACATATTTTAATTGAACAATTAAGTGTAGAGAGGTGATTGAAATTAATAAGATAGATTTACATACTCATACAAATGTTTCCGATGGAGGTTCAACACCTAAAGAACTTATTGAAGATGCTTTTAAGGAAAGTGTAAAGGCAATAGCTTTAACGGATTATGATAATATAGGTGGTTTAAAAATAGCATCTTTAGCAGCTAAAGAAAATGGAATACAATTTTTAAATGAAATAAAAAAACAGGGAATAAATATATCTGTTGATGAATTAAGAAAAAAATCATTTAGCAGATAGATTGGCCGTTATGATATTTACAGATATTTTATTAGAAATAAAATATGTAATACAGCTCAGGAAATGTGGGATAAATATTTAGATATAATTCCTTATGGTGTAGGGGGAACTGATGACTGAGGATACGGCAATAAGTGTTATAAAAAAGCAGGTTGCTTATCATTTCTTGCACATTATAATAAAACAATAGGATTTTGGGGGGGAGATAATTTTTCTATAGAAAAGGAAATTAAACATCTAATTGATTTTGAATTAGATGGAATTGAAAGATATTATCCTTCATATAAAGAAGAAGATTACAAATTCTTAGACTATTTTTAAGAAAATATATATTCCACTGGGTGTTTGCACAATAAATAATGTTTTCTTATTATGCAAGAAAAGTATTGATTTATAATTTGAGTGTGCGTACAATAACAAATATAGACAAAATATCTATATATAACATAATATGACTGGAAATTGTAAATAAAAAAATTTAACAAAAATAATAACTACTGCATTAGTTTTAGCAACAACTGTTGCACCAATGGCTGCTAGTGTAAGCAGTATTAATCAAGGGGCAAAAAAGCTTTTAAGTGACGGAGTAACTTATGGATATGCTTGGACAGGTTATAATAGTAAATATTGCTATATAAAAGCATCTATAGGTACTGATTCATATGAAGGTTGGGAAGAGGATTGGAATCAACAGAATCTAGAATGTAGTGGTAATTGGGACATTTACCATAATCACAAAGTCAGGTAAACAATAAAGAGAGGGTACTTAAAAGTAGCCTCTCTATTTTGGAGGATAGGATATGATTTTATTACGTTATTTTAAAAGGAATTTGTTATTATTAGTTACGTTGGTAGGAATTATTTCGTTTCTTTCTTGTGGAATTTCATATGTTATAACCTTTTCTAAAGAAAATAAAGAAAACGGGTATTATTTTAATAATTCAACCTACTCATTAGTTTTTTCAGAAGAGGATATTAATGGAGAAGGTTTTTATAAAGAATTAATAAATGTATTATCTAAAGATGGCGATGTTAATTTGATAAATACTAATATGAGTTCTTACTTTGGACAGGCTCAGGGAATATATCTTAACTCAAATCTTCAGACTACTCCTCAAATAAAAGAAGGCAGATTTTTTAATGTAGATGACTTTAAGGATAACAATAGTAAATTAGCTGTTGTTGGGGTATCTAAAGCAAGTAATATTAAAATTAAGGATAATAAAAAGATAATAAATTTTAATGGATCTGATTATGAGGTTATTGGAATTATGGGAGATGAAAAGCTTTCAAAGGAGGTTAATAATAAAATTATTTTCAATTTAAATTCCTTAATAAATGTAGATAGCACTGAAATAAATTCTTCAGATTGGTTTTTATCATCAACAAAAGATTTAAGTAGCAGCATGGATAATTTACAAAATAATCTAAAGGATTTTAAATTTATTTATTCAAAGGCACAAGAGATTTCTAATCCTGTTTTATCAGTATTGGATAATCAGGCAGTACGTATATACTATTTAACCACTATTTTTGCCTCAGTTTTTGTGAATATTTTTATAATAATTTTCTTTTGGTTTGATGGATTTAAAAAAGAAATTGGAGTGAGAAAATCTTTTGGTGCAAATAATCAAAGTATCTATTTATATATATTTAAGTTATTTTTAATAAATAATGTTATAGCAACTATAATTGCAAGTAGTATATTAATATATTTAGAAAAACTAGAATTTATGCATGCTGAATATTATTTCCATACTATTAACTTAATATCTATATTTGTATTTATATTGATATTTTCAATATTTATATTATTTATTTTAATTAAGAGGATAAATAATATAAAACCTAACTTTATATTAAGAGGTATTAAATCATGAAGTATATAAAATATTCATATAAGTCAATTATAGGAAAACCGTTTTTAACTATTATATTCTTAATTCAAATTATTGTTTCCTCAAATATGATTTATTCAGTAATAAATTATAATAATCAAATAGCTGAAAAAGTAGATGCATCTATTGCTACTTTTAAGGATAAAAAAATTTATTGTATGACTACAGCTGGAGATACAGGACTTAGTATTTTTGATAATAAAATTGATCAGAAAAATATAAATACAGCGTATAAAATGATTAAGCAAGGTAACTACCTTCATTTTTCTGTATATGGAAACAATGTAAGGATTAAGGCTTTTGATGGTGTCGACTCTTTTAGAAGTACTCCATATGAGGTTCAAATTAATGGTGATAAATATGTAGGTGTAAATGAATTCAATATTGATAAAAATTTATATGAAGCTTTAAAATTTAATTTATTCTCAGGCAGTGGATTTAAAAGTTCGGATTTTGAAACACTAGATGAGATTAGACCATGCATAGTTGGATATAATTATAAAAATTTTTATAATGTTGGAGATGTGATAACATCTTTTGAAAGAGATACTAAAAAAACTATTTATTTTAAAGTGGTAGGTATAATGCCCAAAAGTATGGAAGTTATAAATAATCTACATACAAAGAACAAACTAATAAATACAGATAACTATATCATTTTCCCTATAATAGATATAGATAAATTTAATAACCTAAATTTAGAGTATAATAGAGATTTTGGTATGTCAGAATTTTACTTATTTAATAACTCATACTTCATATTTGATAAATCTAAACCTGATAATGAAATAGAAAATATTTTTGATAATATAAATAATAATCTTGAGAGCCTAGGAATAGGTAAACAAAGAGTTGAAAGTGTAGATGAGATTTTACAGAAAGATATGGAATTTTTATATTACAATAGAGATAGTGCATTAAAAACAGGAGTGATTATCATATTATTTTTATCTTTAGGTATTATAACTTCAAACATATATATTATAAATAGAAGTAAAAAAATGTATGGAGTGTATTTAATGAGTGGTGCTACTATAAAAGATATTGCCCTTATGAGTATATTCAAAAATTTAATAATTTTTATTTTGGGATTCTTAATATCAATAGGATATTTAAAGTATATTTATGATCAATTTGATGGTATCAATGTTGTAACACTTATGGAGACTTTTAGTATCCTAATAGGATTGAGTTTAGTAACTGTTATAATGCCAACTATAAAAATATTGAAATTAAAAATAACAACTCTCATTAAGGAGGACTAAGTATGAAAGTAATAGGACTTAAAGACATAAAAAAGATATATGGAAAAAAAGATTATGAAACTGTTGCACTTCAAAGTATAGATTTAGAAATATCTGAAGGGGAAAGCATTGCTATAATGGGAACTTCTGGTTCTGGTAAATCGACTTTGTTAAATATATTAGGTTGTTTAGATACTCAAACTAGTGGTAGTTATTTCTTTAATGGGAATTCCATAAATACCTTTAAAGAAAAAGAGTTAGCTAAGCTTAGAAACTCTTCTTTTGGATTTATAGTCCAATCCTTTGCACTTATTGATGACTTTACAGTATATGAAAATGTAGTAATTCCACTTGATTATAGTAAAAATAAAAAGAAAAAAAGTGAAGTTATTAACCTTTTGAAGAAACTTGGTATTGATGAAAAAATAAATAAAACACCAAAGGAATTATCAGGTGGTCAGTGCCAACGTGTTGCAATAGCTAGAGCTTTAGTAAATGATCCAGAGGTAATTTTAGCTGACGAACCTACAGGGGCATTAGATGGAAGAACTGGACAAGAAATAATGAATATTCTATTGGATTTAAATAAAAAAGGGAAAACATTAATAATAGTTACACATGATTTAAATATTGCAAAACAATGTCACAGAATAGTGAATATAGTAGATGGCAAAATTATAAACTAAGCAAAATGTTTATTCTATGAGATTAGAGTTAATTTTGCAATTATTGGTTGTATGTATAAAAATGATAAAACATGGTAAAATAGCATATTACAGAACTTTGTACAATTTGACAATCTGTGCATTAAATTTTTAAAAGACTCACTCGCTGAAACTTATAATATAGGAGACTCCCCCCTACCAATAAAAAACCAAAAGACACACAGACTGAACTGCGCCTTGTCAAGTAGACAGGGTAAATAATAAAAAATTATGCTACTAAAGTATGACTTCTATATTATGACCATTATACTTCTTAATCCAATCTCTGAGAACACGAGGACATTGAAATTCCATATATGTTACATATACTTCTTAAAGAACCTTTCCCGGCAAGATAGTCTTCAACGGCTTTAAGTTTAAGTGAGTCAGAATAACATTTATTTTTTGTAGAAATTATTAAATTTAATTATCCAAGATCAGTATATATTTTTACCCAGTCGTAAAATGTAGATCCATTAATTGAAAGTTCATCGCATATCTCTACGACTGATTTTTCTACTGATAGATATTCCTATAATTCCTTTTAATTTTTCATCAAGAGAACATTTGGTTTTTCTTGACATAAAAAATACCCCCTTTATAAAAGCAGTTTTATTATTTTAACTGTCTACTATAAAGGGAGCATATCAAGGTGGGCATGGTGGTTTTGAGAAACGTTTCTCCGCCTTGGGCTATTATAAATAATAGTCTAAGGCGGCGGTGTTGGATGATTATTGGAATGTTAATAATATCAGTATCAATGATAGTATTAATACTAATATTACGAGCATTAAAACATAACATAATTCAAAAAATTGTGAATTTAATCTTGAAATTAACATAAAAGGTTTATGTGAAGTTTGCAAGACACATGGAATGCTAAGGACAGGAAATGAAGTGCATCATATGGTTAAAGTATCAAGCAGAGATGGTTCGAATCATTATGATTTAGATAATTTAATTTATGTTTGAATTAGATGTCATAGAAGAATTGAATAATGAAGAAATATTAGATTATATAAAAATTTTTTTTAAAATCATATACTTATATTACCATAAAATTCTAAAAAAGTCAAGTCTTGTAGTTAGTTCGACAAAAGTGTATTAATTAATAGAGGTGATTTATTTTATGGAAAAAAAATTTATGTCAGCACTTATATGTGCATTTTCAAGAGCATATCATGCTAAAGAGAATGAAGTGAAAATTTTTGATGATACTATTGCAGAATTGTTATTATCAAAAGAGGAATATAATGAGATAGGAGAAAATATGTCATGTGGAATAAAGTTCTTTAATTCTAAATTTATGGGAAATAAAGATGAAGCTTTACGATGGATTGTAGATAACCAATTAGCACCATCTCCACTTGGCAGAGCCGCATATGCAGAAAAAATGCTTAAAAATGCTGTATGTGTTGGCAAAGCAAAACAATATCTGATTTTTGCAGCAGGATATGATAGTTTTGCGTATCGACAACCACAATGGGTAAAAGAAATAGAAATTTTTGAGATTGATCATCCTGTAACTGCAAGTGATAAGATGGACAGACTAAAAAAAGCACATTTAGAAATACATGATAATGTTAACTATGTAGTTGCTGATTTTACACAAGAAAAATGGATTGAATCATTAACTAAAAATAAGATATTTGATAGAAATAAAATTAGTTTTTGTAGTGTGCTTGGATTATCTTATTATCTTTCAAAGACAGATTTTGAAGGCTTAATCAAGGCAATAGGAGAAGTTATACCAAAAGGTAGTTCACTTGTCTTTGAATATCCTGATGATGCGACTTATGCAAATAAAGTAGCTGAACGAACAAAAAAACAAGTAATGCTAGCAAATGAGGCAAACGAAAAGATGCTCGCAGGTTATTCTTATGATGAAATGGAAAAATTGCTTTGCAAATGTGGTTTTTTAATATATGAACATTTAACTCCAAAACAAATTACTGAACAATATTTTGAAGAATATAACAAAGCAAATTCTACACACTACATGAGTGCATTTGATAATGTTAATTATTGTTTAGCTGTAAGGCAATAATATTATTTTAATATAAGAAGTTTAAATAATGGGGGAGTGTAGTTTTTTGTTTATTATATGGAGAATTATGTATTGAATTTTGTGCAGTTTAACGAAATAAGGGAAATATTAAATTTTATAATGCATTTTTTAGTAAATTCAATTAAAATATATATATGTAAACTAAATTCATGTTATACAAATTAAGTAAGTAGTAGAAACACATAAGTCACAACAAAAGAAAGGAAGTATATTACATGGAGATTTTTGCTGAACAATTTATTCCTTCAGATAGATCGCATAAAAGTAGCCAAGTAATGAAAAAGATTTCAATAGTACTATTTATACTATCTTTATTTATAATTTTTTTATCATTAATGATAGCGATATCAGTAATGTTATTATCTGTAGTTTTATTTTTAGCTAGCATGTGTATGTATGTTGATTATGAGTATGAATTTTTTGATGGAACTTTAACTGTAACCAAAATATTTAATATGAGTAAAAGAAAAATTGCATTAAAGGTGGACAAGAATTCTATAAAGAATTTATATGCTTTAGAAGCTAAGAAAGATAATAATTCAAAAATAAAGAAATTTTATACTACTAATATTGAAGGCCTTAAGAAATATAATTTTGAATTAAATAATGGAAAGATAGTTCAACTAGCTTTAAATACTGAAATAGAAAAGTTAGTAAATGTTTTTCTTAAAAATAATATGTAAGATCATCTGTAAAAAAAGTCACATCATTTTTAATGGTGTGACTTTTTTATTCTTTATAAGATTACATCACCTAATAGTTATGTTTTAAAAGAGATTTATATTATAATATAAATCTTATGAACTCCGAAATTAATTTAAAATATAAGCAATAAAAAATTAACGAATTTATAATTAATATAAATATTTTCGATTTAAAAATTAGTTTTGAAAATGATAAATATGAATATTGTTTAAAAAAATAATAAAAAACATCAGTATTATAAATTAAGATATTAATGTAGGTATTTTAATAAATTAAGCTGATGTTTTTAATACTAATCCAATATATTACTTTTAATAATATTATGATATAATGTTGAGTAAAATATAATTATTAAATCAATTAGGAGAGTGATTTTTTTTGGACCCTAGTTATACGTGGGAGATAGTAATTTTAATAATATTACTTATGCTGTCAGCATTTTTTTCAATGTCAGAAACAGCATTAATGTCTATAAACAAAATTAGACTAAGACACATGGTGGAAGAAGGCGTACCAGGAGCAAAATTAGTAGAAAAACTTACAGAAGATCCAAATAAGTTATTAGGAGCTATATTAATAGGTAATAACATAGCAAATATTGCAGCGTCAGGACTTGCTACTGTGCTTGCAACTAATATATTTGGTCCAACTGGAGTAGGAATAGCTACAGGAATTATGACTGTATTAGTATTAATTTTTGGTGAAATAACGCCTAAATCTATTGCAAAGCAAAGATCAGATTCTGTTGCTTTAAAGGTTGGTAAACCTATAAAGTTAATAGTTACTATATTTAAACCTTTTGTATATATATTTACAGCAATATCATCATTTTTTATAAAAATTTTAGGTGCAGATCCTAAAGCTACTGAACCATTTATTACTGAAGAAGAATTAAAAACAATGGTAGGTGTAAGCGAAGAAGAAGGTGTACTAGAAAATGTTGAAAAAGAAATGATATTCAATGTATTTGATTTCGCTGATCTTCAAGTAAAAGATGTAATGGTTCAAAGAGTTGATGTTACTGCTTTAGATTCAGAATCAACTTATGATGATGTATTAAAGATTATAAAAGAAGAACAATTTTCTAGAATACCGATTTATAATCAAACCATAGATGATGTTATTGGTATATTAAATGTTAAAGATTTATTAATGCTTGAAAATCCTAGAGAAAACTTTAAAATGACGAAATACATAAGAGAACCGTTTTATACATTTGAATTTAAAAAGATTGTAGAATTATTTAAGGAAATGAAAAAAGAACGAAATCACATCGCTGTTGTGTTAGATGAATATGGTGGTACTGTTGGAATAATTACCATAGAAGATTTAATAGAAGAAATTGTTGGTGATATAGAAGATGAATATGATGATGCCAATACTAGCATTGAAGTGATTAAAGAAAATGAATATATAGTAGATGGTAGTGTGAGACTTCATGATATTGGTGATTTAATAGGTACTGATATGGAATCAGATGAATTTGATTCTGTTGGAGGCCTTATAATTGGAGAACTTGGAAGAATGCCTGAAGAAAAAGAAGAAATTGAGTGCGATAATATGAAATTTATCGTAGAAAATATAGATAAAAATAGAATTAAAAAAGTTAGAATATTTACAGATAACGAATAATCATAAAAGACTGCTGGCAAAAATAATCAGCAGTCTTTTTTATGGAGGTGAAAATATGAATTTTTTAGATATTGCTAAAGAAGAAGCAAGGATAGCAATGTCCAAAGGTGAAGTTCCAAT
It encodes the following:
- a CDS encoding ABC transporter ATP-binding protein, whose protein sequence is MKVIGLKDIKKIYGKKDYETVALQSIDLEISEGESIAIMGTSGSGKSTLLNILGCLDTQTSGSYFFNGNSINTFKEKELAKLRNSSFGFIVQSFALIDDFTVYENVVIPLDYSKNKKKKSEVINLLKKLGIDEKINKTPKELSGGQCQRVAIARALVNDPEVILADEPTGALDGRTGQEIMNILLDLNKKGKTLIIVTHDLNIAKQCHRIVNIVDGKIIN
- a CDS encoding HlyC/CorC family transporter, which translates into the protein MDPSYTWEIVILIILLMLSAFFSMSETALMSINKIRLRHMVEEGVPGAKLVEKLTEDPNKLLGAILIGNNIANIAASGLATVLATNIFGPTGVGIATGIMTVLVLIFGEITPKSIAKQRSDSVALKVGKPIKLIVTIFKPFVYIFTAISSFFIKILGADPKATEPFITEEELKTMVGVSEEEGVLENVEKEMIFNVFDFADLQVKDVMVQRVDVTALDSESTYDDVLKIIKEEQFSRIPIYNQTIDDVIGILNVKDLLMLENPRENFKMTKYIREPFYTFEFKKIVELFKEMKKERNHIAVVLDEYGGTVGIITIEDLIEEIVGDIEDEYDDANTSIEVIKENEYIVDGSVRLHDIGDLIGTDMESDEFDSVGGLIIGELGRMPEEKEEIECDNMKFIVENIDKNRIKKVRIFTDNE
- a CDS encoding class I SAM-dependent methyltransferase, translated to MEKKFMSALICAFSRAYHAKENEVKIFDDTIAELLLSKEEYNEIGENMSCGIKFFNSKFMGNKDEALRWIVDNQLAPSPLGRAAYAEKMLKNAVCVGKAKQYLIFAAGYDSFAYRQPQWVKEIEIFEIDHPVTASDKMDRLKKAHLEIHDNVNYVVADFTQEKWIESLTKNKIFDRNKISFCSVLGLSYYLSKTDFEGLIKAIGEVIPKGSSLVFEYPDDATYANKVAERTKKQVMLANEANEKMLAGYSYDEMEKLLCKCGFLIYEHLTPKQITEQYFEEYNKANSTHYMSAFDNVNYCLAVRQ
- a CDS encoding ABC transporter permease, whose amino-acid sequence is MKYIKYSYKSIIGKPFLTIIFLIQIIVSSNMIYSVINYNNQIAEKVDASIATFKDKKIYCMTTAGDTGLSIFDNKIDQKNINTAYKMIKQGNYLHFSVYGNNVRIKAFDGVDSFRSTPYEVQINGDKYVGVNEFNIDKNLYEALKFNLFSGSGFKSSDFETLDEIRPCIVGYNYKNFYNVGDVITSFERDTKKTIYFKVVGIMPKSMEVINNLHTKNKLINTDNYIIFPIIDIDKFNNLNLEYNRDFGMSEFYLFNNSYFIFDKSKPDNEIENIFDNINNNLESLGIGKQRVESVDEILQKDMEFLYYNRDSALKTGVIIILFLSLGIITSNIYIINRSKKMYGVYLMSGATIKDIALMSIFKNLIIFILGFLISIGYLKYIYDQFDGINVVTLMETFSILIGLSLVTVIMPTIKILKLKITTLIKED
- a CDS encoding HNH endonuclease, which codes for MKGLCEVCKTHGMLRTGNEVHHMVKVSSRDGSNHYDLDNLIYV